From the genome of Acropora palmata chromosome 8, jaAcrPala1.3, whole genome shotgun sequence:
ACAGAGAGAAACAggttgaagaaaatagaatctttgttaaaaaatccttttattttttacgcCAACATGAATTAGAATATGACAAAACACATTGCTTCATTACCAAATCAGGATCAAACGGTTTTAATGCTGTATTTACTCATTAATCTTCACAATTTCACGACTTAAGCTTAGGTTTTTTCATAGCTAATGAAATACAAGAAGACACAGAAGATGAAATTTAAATAGCCTTTATTGAAAAGGCTTTGATGACTGTATATTATGATATCACagttaaaacaaaacacacaTATTAACCATACCAACCATCCCTAGGTATCCTTAACAGCAGTTCTGACCCAGCTCTACTTAGTTACCTCACAGGTGTTGTGCAAGACAATTGTATTGAGTCCGTGCATGAAGATCTCAGAGGTGTATTCATCCATCGCACGCTTACTGTCCCCAACGTATGGCACATACTTTATGACCACACAGTGATCTGGCTTCTCACCCTTCTCATACAGAATGTTGTTGGATTCCACCATGTCATCCACCACGTTGCTCTTGGAGATCTACAGAATGCACACAAATAAAAAGTGATTAAGAAACTAGGCAGTACCTTCAAGGCTAATTTCAGAGGCAGGTACAATGACCATTGGACAGGCACTTATcctatataataattatcttttcCTATAATGATCAGCAGCAAATAACAGAGaatcaaacaaaatgacaGGTTAAGGTAGGTTCTTAACCCTGAGCACAGATACAGATACAGTTCCTCAGAATCTCAGGAACACTTTCCAAAATATCAAGTAAgaataggcagtctatgactgcACCTAGCTAGCAGCGTctgttattacttagaataCCATATTTAACCATGCTGGGCAcgaagatgtaactaagcaacatttcagTTTGGGTACTTTGAAGAAAACTCCATCTCCGGGGAACTCTCCAAGATCAGGGAATATCACATCGAAATTGGTTGAGTTCTTTCTGGGCTCAGACAACAAGGCATGAAATAGAATGAACATTCACCTCCTTTGACCTGAACTGTTTTGGCGCTGAAAGGTTTTTCCCATCATTGTTTCCAAGATGATTGTAGCTGACAATGGACACAGGCTGTGATGATAAATATGCAAAGTTCACATTTAAATATATCAAAATACCATCATCAGCTATTACACTGAAATCACCCAATGGGCCCTTCACCAACCTCAGAAAATGCAAACAGTTTACTATAGTGCAAAGCAAATTAATTGTACAGCCAGGCTATGTGCGCAAGCAAGTcgcaaattgaaaaaagtaataaacTAAAGTAGAATATATAAAtggataaaaataacaaagaaaatgttgaggAAAATGTAAAACTGCATACCTTCAGACCGGCACTGACCAAAAAGTCAACAAGCACAGATTTCATCTTTGTCTGTCCAGATTTGAAATCATCTCCACCAATAAATACACCATGTTGCTTGGCAAGATCAACCACACCGGGCACATTGGTGTTTTGAGGAGATCCATTGATGTACGAACACTTAGAGAAACAGATAAAAAGTAAAGTTATGAGCTTGGATAAATAACTCACACAGTCCACTTCAGAAGAAttctgatttcaaaatttccagaTTCTATACTAATTAAGCTCTTTTGCCCCCGTCCAAGTTAAATTCTATGGCTGACCAACTCACCTTTTCCAAGATGCTAGCCACAGCAAAGATGGTGGAAGGAGACACTTCATGTTCATTACATGCAATGGACTGCAGCAAGTTGTCAGCTGTGTCATTCAAGCCTTTGGTCTGATCACAGAAGCGCTCAGTGTTGGCAGTCCAAAGGACAATAACCTATGAGAAGCAGAGGAGACAAACAGTTACAGTGCTACCAAAGCAAAATAGCCATTATCGCAGTTGCATCCACGGGCAAGgtctcctttgtttacagctacaaGCAGATGAGGCTTATGGGTCAGTACAATGgcctttagcctcgtttatgcgTTAAAACCACTGATAACTGTGATAAGAGCTATTTCTGCCAATCTTCACATCCTACTGCTCCTTAAAATGTGTAAATGTACCAGACAGCTGCATTATAAGATTCAAGCAGCTCTATAGGGATACCACAAGGTGTTCAAGAATTCCCTTTAGCCAAAGAATTGTTATTTAGCATTGATTGATAAGGGTTCTTCTAATACTTGTTTCAGGCAGATACATACTCTGTGACAATTACAGAATGAGCCAGGAGTCTCACTATGTAATTGTAATGGACAAAACTCTTACAATGCAGCAAAATATAGAGCAGGGAACCACACCTTATCCCAGGACCGTTTAAAGGTCACAAGCAAAAAATGGTGAAATACAAGAACAATTTCACCCTAGAGCTGTTATTTTTCAAGCCTACATGTTTTCACTtatcaaaattgttttctctAAATCCTGTTCATGCAAATGCTGCATGACAGTTATCCTAGACTCACCTTATCAAGGCTGTTCTTCTTCTTAAAGTCACGAATGTCCATCCTAATTTGCTCCATCATTTCTTGCTTGGTTCCAGACAAGACATTGTCAGCCCGATCAACTTGATTGGCTGCAATAAAGTCAGGGCAATAGATGGATCGACGTGGCTTGAGGTTCTCAAGGTGTGGTCTCAGTTGCCGCTGCAGGCCACAATCCAAAACTTGAGCTCTCTCACATGCATCAGCTAAACTCATTGATGAGATGTCCCACCCTGAGAAAAAATTAACCACAATAAGGGTAAGTGCTTAATTCCATAAAAATTGTGAGATTTGAAAACCTCTAAAAGTAATGAAGTGCccacataatttttttccaattaattttttgctatCATGTTTGACTTTGTGCAACTGGCAATGTGTCATCTCTTTGCTACACCTTTTAATTTGCCAACCTTgtaatttcaaacaaactCAGAGCCTTCTATCAGAATGTTCTATTTTCAACATCAGGATGGGTTGATTTCAAATCACCTTTTTGAGTTAACCAACTGTACTGTAGCACCTGTAACCATATAGCAAAGGTGCTGTAAAGCATAAAACCCCTCATCAGAAGGTTAACTTCACTGCCAACAATATCTAGACGTACTATAGTTAAAAAGGGATCATCTAATTACAGTCTTAATCCATGCACAGAAGATAGAGAGCTTAAGATCCAAGAATGAAGATGaattaaaatttgttattttagattgaaaacaaccctgttttttttgttttgctttgttgttgttgttttttttttggtgttctcaaggaaaaaaattcacttgaCTGCAATTATGCTGTGTATTAATAATTACACAGTTCATAAAGAAGACATCTTGATGATTTTTGATAAGCTGAAAGTGCAGAAGTCACATTCGTAACCCTTGCTCCCgtgaaaacaactttttcTCACAATTTTGTTGTCAACAAGTGGCTGACAACAAGTTCCCACATGCATTACATGTCACGGACAACTGCAACTGCTCACTAAgaccaagcaaacaaacttatACTACTCTTTGCTCCTCATTATCAGATTGCAAGACACCTACCATCAAAAACAATGTCATTGGGGTGAACCATTGGCAGGAGATCTCTCAATGGAATGTACACATCCCCCTCTGGCCCAGTCCCCAAACAAACTGTGGATGACTGAGTAAGAGAGCCCACGTAGTTTGCCTTCTGTAGAGAGAAAAGCAGAtctaagtttaaaaaaaaaaaccttcaatTCTTCTTATACGAATGTTACCACAGAGTGATTTTAACTCTTTAAATGAGAAAGGCTGTAGAAGTGTTGAGAGATGTAATCACAGTGTATTTAcataattcttaatttttaagAAAGGAATGCTTCAATATGAGCTACATTTAAAGACTTGACTCCTGGGCTGAGAGGGTCCCATTTAATGGCCAGCATAATAATCTTTGCACAATCAAACTGCCCATTGGATTATGCTTTTAATAGGTTCAGCTATCAAGTAACCTTCCTAAGCAGGTTTCATAATGAAAAGATCATATTAGATTCCCACCTTGCCTATATCTATCACTATCTTGTTCCTATCTCCAGTTTTTCAAACCACCTAGTCTGGGAGAAAACTTGAGGACATGAAATATTTTGGCTGCATTAAGTCTGCCATGATGACCAACTCACTGGACGGAATTTAGAGAACATTCCCCTTCTCCCCAAGCcccaaataaaaaataaaataaaagcaactTAAGAAAAAACTTAAAGAGAGATACCTTGAAATATAACAACAGCCACTGCCATTAGGTAGCAGGGCTGCCATTTGTAGCCAGCAGCCAGCTATTAAAGCCAGCCAACGCAGTGTGAACAGCTGGCTTCTAACACTGCGAACATTTCGACAATGACTACCATGCTAGTAACAAAGTCAAAAATGGCCGTCTACTTTCCTTAAGTAGATGGCTTCCTCAAGCCATAAAGACATCCCTGTCTTAGGGACATGGTTACAGTCCAAAATGGCGTACAGTTAGAAATTGAAAGGACAGAGCAGGAAGATACTGCATTGCTGGTATTCCTAATGGCCAAAGTTGCAAAACTGCAGGGAAAACACAAAGCATAAGAATGCACCAATTTTAAATGGAAGCACTTCTGAAAGGGTTGCTGATGCGGGACTGCACAAAACTTGtacaatttcaaaattctaCTAAAATGGGCAATAAACACTCCTGATATAGTTAACTTCAGATGTTCACATTAACCTTGATCTATAAGAACCAGTGAACATACAATCAAGTCCTCTGCAATGCTCTGAATTGGCCTGGAATCTTGGTCTCTGAATCCACTGTTTCCTCCATAGTGTATTTGTTGCGTGATTACATAAATTTGCTTTCCAATCACTGAATTAGAATTTTCCTTCACATAGTTATCACAGTTATTTATCTGCCCATTACCAGTGAATTTGAATTTAGTTAGTTATTTTcatataaattaaaaaagcaaaGGCAGCATACTACAAACCATTCTTGGAGAATATTATAATTACTTTGCCTGGAAAAACGCCCAAAATAGACAAGAGGTCACAGTCACAGCTGGTTGCCAGTTTCACTTTCTAGTTTTAGTTGAGTTTGTGGCGACTACAAGATCGCACAATTTAGTACAGTCCCGTCATTTTGCCCTCCAAATCCCAATCGAATTTGGATATTTTTCCAGCACCCTGTCAGAAGCCTTAAAATGGATCCAGCACgcaaatttgtaaacaacctCTTTACCCCCAAAATCAATGGTTTCCCTAATATCCTTGCACTAGAGTCTGGATTCTTTTTTAAGACTGGATGGTCACCATTCACAAGATTGTCATTTCTGTGGCACTGGCTGTGATCCAATTGGTGCTTGTTGAGAAGTACTCACTTGGGTCTGGGAAATTTGACTTTGTGTTGGTTTTCTGCATGCACCATTTTTCAGTGGGCacacattttattgaagtgtTGCAGAATCAACACAGCTTTTTAAGACCTTTCTTGGAAGATCACAGGATTACTAGATATAGGAGTTTAAAACACTTTAGGTGAAATACAGTGAATAACAAAGGTGAAAGAAAATGGATGGCATCAAGTTTGATGTGAAGCTCTTCCCCTAATGAACCCTTAATGTTAACAAACTTACAAATACACAAGCACATTATTCCATTTTGTACCTAAGTCCAAATGGCAAATTGCTTACCACCTATGAAAAGGCCCACAGACAACTCAAATTCAACCACAGATTTAAAAATCCATAGTGTGCAGCATGCATATATTCAACACTTGAGTCAATGTCTTCATCTACTGTTTCTTGACAAGGACATCTCACATGAAATGCCATGTCGCACATTGGGTTGAATCTTACCTTAACACCATGCTTTGTTTCCCAAGACAAACCCATCTTGTTTGCTAGTACTGCCGCAGTAATGGTACAGCCATTATTGCCTCCCCAGCCCACCAACATGCATCCAACTTTGGGAACTTGTCTCTCTGTTCTAAACGTGTACTCGGTCTCCACAGGCTGTACTTCATACCCACACTTTTTGGGAACAAcctttgttgtttcatagttGTATTTGCTCTCAATGAAGTCCTTAGTGTAAAGAACATTTGGGCTTTGAACCGTGAATGTTTCCATTTTCCTAGTTTGAAGCACAAACTGAATTAAGTCTTGTTTTCCCACTCATCATAGGAGAAGCACAATATTGTAGACAGTGCGAAACTGCACAGAACTGCTCAGTAATGTCAACAGAATCTGATTGTCCCTATTATAACACTCCAAAGCTACAAACAGTAACTGCACCGGCTGTTAACTTCATCTTCCTTACAAACTGTCTGAAAACGTTAAAACCCGGTTCTCCAGATTTAACTGACATATGGGACTATCTCAGGAATTTGGCAAGTTCACTGCACAAATGATCAACAGGCAAGTTACATTCATCCCCAACTGAACGTAACAAAACGTTTCAATTTGCAGATCTAACACACCTATACTATGCAGTTTATGCTCGGCAGAAAGAAAGGATCAGTATcttgcaaaaatattcctaGCTTTGTCAGGCTAAAAAGAAATACCTTTATTAAGAATATTAGCATGGCTTATGACTGTTACCAAACAAGAGAAACAAGCAGGTTTGATAAGATTATAAGGAAACTAATGCTTTCTCTTTattcttctctttttgctACAACTGGAAAAAATGTTCTTGTTCCAACTGCCTCAAAAGAAttggaaaataataatctTAATTGTGATTATAATATGGAAACAGAGCTAAAAGACACATAGTAACCTGATACGTATCTCAAGGGGAGATGCGGAAAATCTGAAGAGGAATTCACAAACAAGCTAGTGCTCCCAAAATAGACAAATTGTTAAATGCTATTGTGCAATGCCATTAATACTGTTTACTTTAATTGGGTCaccaaaagttttttttatcctcCTAGAACACGAGAACGGATGTTTTATGAGTCAAATGAGTCATGAGTCAATGCGACTCACAGtcaatataacaataatttattgattaaGCCTAAGCCCTCCTTTCAGTAATTAGACCTAAGCATTCTGAAATTTaagctttcattttattgGTTTGGGTAACTGCACTAATACTTAAGACTCCCTagaacacacacacaaaaccCTGTGACAAATCGGCAGGTACAAAAAAGAGGTCaaaggtcacaggtcattgttttaccaatacagaaagtatcccgaACACttctaaaacagaaaacttttaggcctaaggttagcttttacaagtgtttgggatactttctgtattggtaaaacaatgacctgtgacctttgacctgtgacctgtgttttgtacctgccggTGACAAATACCGGAAACACTAATGATGCTTGTGGCTGGAAGATTCTTGAGTGATGCCCGGCGTTGCCGAGGAACATCCAGGAGGCAAGACAACAATCACAAGAACTTAAAGGTTGAAAATTACCCCCCGCCCCCATccaaaatataacaaaacagCCGAATAAACTATTTTCATGGATTATACAGTGAATATAACACATTGCTTTTATTCACTTTGAATAGTACAGACATTTTGGATAAAtgtctgttttctttcagatgaGGTCAGTGATTATGTAATTGTGGCAGTACTTGCTGTCATGTCTTTTAATAACTattgtaaacaagaaaaagttgaaatacTACTTTggtgcattaatttttaatcagGATACATCCAGCCGCTTTCGCCAGAAGCACtacattaataattgttttatgcACAATAGCCTATGCCTAAGACTGtacaaaataaagagaaaggttaaaataaattacttacaaatacaaaatgaaatatCCTGAAAGAGTCTCGTTGGCTAACTCAACTTGAGAACATGATCACGAGATAACAAACTATTatacttttcaaaacaatttaagaAATATACCAGGAAATCTACCTGGAAGTGCATTGAatttccaacaaaaaaaaaattaattcctcaggaaaaaaataaagacataCGTATTAAAACATGcggaaaagacaaaaagccaGATGGACAGCATTAGTATTATAATACGAGGTTTAATTCCATCCATCAACAGTAGCACAGATATATTACCCAAGCCCATACAAGCTTACCTGTCTACACGTATCTCCCTCGTGTGCACTGAACTGTATCACGAGAAAAGGTCCACTCGTCTAACGACTGACAACTTAAGCGGTCTTATAAAGGTAGATAAACCCCTGTAATTAACTTCGGGAGAGTTGTTTTCCAATATGCAGTAATTTTACTGCAGAAACCTGATCACGCATCTCTCACGTTGCACAGttatcataaaatattatcttGTCCCGTAGTTAACTGCTTTACTAGCAAAGCTAAATTACGCCTTACACGCCGCCGTATCCTCCAATAGGAACTCCATACGATCATATTATCCACTTCGCACCGCAATAAATGTCCGTAGAGTCTTATATATATGCACAAACGACAATACGCAATTAGTCAACCAAGCGAAACTGCGTCATCGAGTTACACAAAGGTCGTTCCCACGTGAAAATATAACACAGACACCGAGCATTTCTTGAAAAGTTGCACGAAAAAATTGCTTCGTTATCACCACTATCCAACACTGTGTCGGCTTCAACTGAACAACATCGTGAAAATTCGTAGTATTAATCGATTTAAACCTGTTTTTCCTCCGCAATTCAAGATGCAGTCAGGTTTATGGATCACGCCCACCTTAAAAATAGAAACTGGAAGTAGGATTTGTTTTCCTGTAAACCTCACCTGGGTCTCCGTTCACTTTAGAATCGATGACAAAGTTGAAAGACTCGTTCCTTCTAATTCTACGACGACCAAACGATCCAAGGTCTCTCGGAATTACCGCACCTAATTCAAGATCGACTGACGAAGAATAAAATGCCTGTAAAACCAGTTACAAcaagcaaatgttgaaagcttgtattcaaccaatcagattcgcaCAAGTGGGTTTCCTTGATATTTGATTGGATGATTCTCGTCAAtgcagaaatttttttttacgttcATTTTGAAGTCGTATATATGATAgtcaaaacaatattgtttctgCTTTCGgtagcaaaaaagaaagaaaaattcataCTAACAATAGAAGAAATGGATGTATTATTTTAGCGATTATTGCAGACGTATTAGCTCTTCGATGCACTTTAGACTCCACGTGTATGCCGCGTGTTTGTTGCTTTTGAGTACAACGTTACGAAatctttatttttgcttttcatagGTTGAATATGCAGATTTCTGAGGTTCAACCGCTTTCAACCagcagttttgttttcctcctACCACGAttcaaaaagcaaataaacagCATCAAAATCAGTTAAATATCAGCCAATCGTCAAAAACAAATCTTTTCCTATGTGCGCTCGGCAAGCGATTTTTGAGCTCTAACTTTTTAGATTACTAGGGatttttgaactttttgtttttcagattaGACCACAGTCTGCGTACTTTCACTGAAGTGGCAGTATTCTCACAGTTGAATGATCTGTCACCTTGAAGTTGCTTAACTGAATATATGTAGCTTTACTGAACCTTCTCAGTATCCATTTATGTCGATGATCGCAGTCTGCAGTTTATGACCACGGAGTATTAGTCGTTTTTTGCTTCTACTCTCAGTGCTTGAAAGATATACGCCTCTAACCATCACGAAAGACTTCTCCACGAAGCCattcattttaatattttctttattatttccCCATATTTTTGACAACTTGCTCTTAAATATCCAAGGCTTGAACCGGCGTTAACTTTGAATAGCGTATGGGAAAAAATTCCTCTAGTACCCTGGTCAAAGGTAATATTTAAGCCAATCGCAGACTTCTGGAAAGAGCAAGACGCGAGCTTAGCAAAAGTTTGAAGTGAATACAAATGCCATTGAATGGAAAGCCACATGTGTTTGGCCACATTGAAGATAATGATGCCCAGGGCACCACCATTTGGAGTGGAGCCaattttttaacaaagttAATTGCGGAACTGATTGCATACATTGCGCATTCAGTTTTGCTATTGACTTTTGACCCCCAGTAATTGACTATTGATCGCCGAAGACAAACCAAGGATGTATCTGCTTGCCTCGTTTCAttagaaaatcaaaatgctgCATCTTTGAAAGTTCGATATATCGCCTTACTGTCAATTAATtcagtcaaatttgaaaaacggtCTTCTTTAATATAAGTGTTTGTATTACATCGTGCACTTGAGGGAGAAGAATGTGCGCACATAGATCTTCATGTAAGAAAGATGCCACTCATATTTGGGAAGTTAAACAGGAGTGGATAAATATTCTGGCTAGGAGTGACCGACAATTTCTCATAAAAGATGGACCGTAGCGATAGTAAAACTAGCAGCTGCGACATGTGTTTAAGAAAAAGACTTCATGTTGCCTTGCGTCTGTTCAATCCTCGCTTTAAACGTGACGATCGATGTGTGTGTATAATGTTACAGAGGGCAAAACACTTGGATTAAACTTAAAgcacaaaacgaaaaaaacccTTTGTGCACGACAACGTTTGCGTCGATATTCTTTAGGAAAACTCCTTCGTCACGTACAATATATGAGCAAATTTGCTAAAATGGTCAGGTTACCCAGGGAGTTTACATCAAAATCCACCGCGCGTATCAGTAAATTCACATCGGAATCTTGACACAAAGCATAACCTACGTATACTGTACTATTCACCACTTTGTTCACTGCAAATCAGTGGCGAGGAGGCCTAAAATAAATGACTAATCTTACATAAATTAAGCCTCACCCAATTAAATATCAAACACGTCGATCCTACCCGTTGGCGACGGAGATTACGATCAGACAGTTTTTAGCTTAATCAGATCACATATGACAAACTTTAATTATAAGTAAGGTCGATTTAGAAAATGTATTAAACGTATTACATATGACAAACATTGATTTATTAAATATAAAACGTTTCTTCTGTATAGTTTGTAATTTGTGATTGTAAGCGATATAGAGCTTTCTGTATATACCGctatataaataaagttattattattattattattattattattattattattattataaataaagTCTACAGTCATTCCAGTCCGCAGTCCTAATCCAATTCTTCGTTTTAAGTCACTTTATTGTGTCATATATGAAAACAATACGTTAGTTCCCACAATGCTTTTTGATCGATCGCATTGCAATGCACTGTTTTGAtcgaaatattaaatatttttgtctCTTCAAATAGGCCTTGAAAGCCTTCGATCGCTACATATCCTCGGAAAATGAGCGTGCAAGGTATGTACAAAGGATTTCACGTTGGTTTATATTCGTGTGGCTGATAAATCGGGTTCGCTTAATTCGCATGTTTACAGTTTCAAAGTGGACAAAGTTTTTCATGAAAGCTGGTGTTCCAAGCGGACCTGCCAACAAGTAAGCTTCAATTTTACCCTTTCATGTTAATCCTGAGCTTCCGTATTGTGTGGCTTGCTCTTGCCCattgttatttctgttttcttgGGAAATTTTGGCTATCTGATTAGCTGAGAGCTGTGGTATTTCA
Proteins encoded in this window:
- the LOC141889256 gene encoding inositol-3-phosphate synthase 1-A-like is translated as METFTVQSPNVLYTKDFIESKYNYETTKVVPKKCGYEVQPVETEYTFRTERQVPKVGCMLVGWGGNNGCTITAAVLANKMGLSWETKHGVKKANYVGSLTQSSTVCLGTGPEGDVYIPLRDLLPMVHPNDIVFDGWDISSMSLADACERAQVLDCGLQRQLRPHLENLKPRRSIYCPDFIAANQVDRADNVLSGTKQEMMEQIRMDIRDFKKKNSLDKVIVLWTANTERFCDQTKGLNDTADNLLQSIACNEHEVSPSTIFAVASILEKCSYINGSPQNTNVPGVVDLAKQHGVFIGGDDFKSGQTKMKSVLVDFLVSAGLKPVSIVSYNHLGNNDGKNLSAPKQFRSKEISKSNVVDDMVESNNILYEKGEKPDHCVVIKYVPYVGDSKRAMDEYTSEIFMHGLNTIVLHNTCEDSLLAAPIILDLVILCEICERIKFKVAGDHEFQSFHPVLSLLSYLLKAPLVPEGTPVVNALFKQRNCIENIFRACVGLKPQNHMSLEHKHSREVSQTVENGHKKGILNHVENGYKLNGAVNGETKGKLHQYINGDANHFSKVKQVI